From Streptomyces sp. NBC_01754, a single genomic window includes:
- a CDS encoding tetratricopeptide repeat protein: protein MQPRNMSMSGVVDLAAVKAAGEAKAKAEQARAESARTGGGGGVPPSSLVIDVDEAGFESDVLQRSTEVPVVIDFWAEWCEPCKQLGPLLERLATEYNGRFVLAKVDVDANQMLMQQFGIQGIPAVFAVVAGQALPLFQGAAPESQIRQTLDQLIQVGEERFGLTGIVVDADADAADEGPPAEVPAGPYDALLEAAAQALDASDFDGAVRSYRSVLSEDPVNTEAKLGLAQAELLRRVADLDPQKVRAAAAEKPADPAAQMDAADLDLVGGHVEDAFGRLVETVRRTFGDDRDAVRVRLLELFEVIGPEDPRVAAGRTALARVLF, encoded by the coding sequence ATGCAGCCTAGGAACATGTCCATGAGCGGCGTCGTCGACCTCGCCGCTGTGAAAGCGGCCGGAGAGGCCAAGGCGAAGGCGGAGCAGGCGCGCGCCGAATCCGCCCGCACCGGAGGCGGTGGCGGGGTGCCCCCGTCCTCCCTGGTGATCGACGTCGATGAGGCGGGCTTCGAGAGCGACGTCCTCCAGCGTTCCACCGAAGTCCCGGTCGTCATCGACTTCTGGGCCGAGTGGTGCGAACCGTGCAAACAGCTCGGCCCGCTCCTGGAGCGCCTCGCCACCGAGTACAACGGCCGTTTCGTGCTGGCCAAGGTCGACGTCGACGCCAACCAGATGCTGATGCAGCAGTTCGGGATCCAGGGCATCCCGGCGGTCTTCGCCGTCGTCGCGGGGCAGGCCCTCCCGCTCTTCCAGGGCGCCGCCCCGGAGAGCCAGATCCGTCAGACGCTGGACCAGTTGATCCAGGTCGGCGAAGAGCGTTTCGGCCTCACCGGGATCGTCGTCGACGCGGACGCAGACGCGGCGGACGAAGGCCCTCCCGCCGAGGTGCCCGCAGGGCCGTACGACGCCTTGCTGGAGGCCGCCGCGCAGGCGCTGGACGCCAGTGACTTCGACGGCGCGGTCCGTTCGTACCGCTCCGTGCTGTCGGAGGATCCCGTGAACACCGAGGCCAAGCTGGGGCTGGCCCAGGCCGAACTCCTGCGCAGGGTCGCGGACCTGGACCCGCAGAAGGTCCGTGCCGCGGCCGCGGAGAAGCCCGCCGACCCGGCGGCGCAGATGGACGCCGCCGACCTGGATCTGGTGGGCGGGCACGTCGAGGACGCCTTCGGCCGCCTCGTCGAGACGGTCCGGCGCACTTTCGGCGACGACCGTGACGCGGTGCGGGTGCGCCTGCTGGAACTCTTCGAGGTGATCGGCCCCGAGGACCCCCGGGTCGCCGCCGGCCGGACGGCTCTGGCGCGCGTCTTGTTCTGA
- a CDS encoding MarR family winged helix-turn-helix transcriptional regulator, translating to MPKPLSLSFDPIARAGELWQRRWGPVPSMGAITSIMRAQQILLAEVDAVVKPYGLTFARYEALVLLTFSQAGELPMSKIGERLMVHPTSVTNTVDRLVRSGLVSKRPNPNDGRGTLASITRKGREVVEAATEDLMAMDFGLGVYDDEECAEIFAMLRPLRVAAQDFEDER from the coding sequence GTGCCGAAGCCGCTCAGCCTCTCCTTCGATCCCATCGCCCGCGCAGGGGAACTCTGGCAGCGGCGCTGGGGGCCGGTGCCCTCCATGGGGGCGATCACCTCGATCATGCGCGCGCAGCAGATCCTGCTGGCCGAGGTGGACGCGGTGGTCAAACCGTACGGGCTGACCTTCGCCCGGTACGAGGCGCTGGTCCTGCTGACCTTCTCGCAGGCCGGTGAGCTGCCGATGTCCAAGATCGGCGAACGTCTGATGGTGCATCCCACCTCGGTGACGAACACCGTCGACCGGCTGGTGCGCTCGGGGCTGGTGTCCAAACGCCCCAACCCCAACGACGGCCGCGGCACCCTCGCCTCCATCACCCGCAAGGGCCGCGAGGTCGTCGAGGCGGCGACCGAGGACCTGATGGCGATGGACTTCGGGCTCGGGGTGTACGACGACGAGGAGTGCGCCGAGATCTTCGCGATGCTGCGCCCGCTGCGGGTGGCCGCCCAGGACTTCGAGGACGAGCGGTGA
- a CDS encoding TetR/AcrR family transcriptional regulator, with protein sequence MPSHSLTGPARSGRPRSAAADAAILEATRASLVDLGWSKLTMSDVASRAGVAKTTLYRRWAGKNELVVDAVAVLFDELELPDLGSLRADVQAVVLQFAALLDRPETRTALMAVVAESTRDEALRDRIRNSIVARQKRLVLQGRERAQQRGELPAEPDAEVAARTADLIFDVIAGAVVHRTLVSAEPVDADWARRFTLLLLSGLRSLSAEAETG encoded by the coding sequence ATGCCGAGCCACAGCCTCACCGGACCCGCCCGGTCCGGACGTCCGCGCAGCGCGGCGGCCGATGCCGCGATCCTGGAGGCGACCCGCGCGTCGCTGGTCGATCTCGGCTGGTCCAAGCTGACGATGAGTGACGTGGCGAGCCGGGCGGGGGTGGCCAAGACGACCCTCTACCGCCGCTGGGCGGGCAAGAACGAGCTGGTCGTGGACGCGGTCGCGGTCCTCTTCGACGAGCTGGAACTGCCGGACCTGGGCAGCCTGAGGGCCGATGTGCAGGCCGTGGTGCTCCAGTTCGCGGCGCTGCTGGACCGTCCGGAGACCAGGACGGCGCTCATGGCGGTGGTCGCCGAGTCGACGCGCGACGAGGCGCTGCGGGACCGCATACGGAACTCGATCGTGGCACGCCAGAAGCGCCTCGTCCTCCAGGGCCGGGAGCGGGCCCAGCAGCGGGGCGAGCTGCCCGCCGAACCGGACGCGGAGGTGGCGGCCCGGACCGCCGACCTGATCTTCGACGTGATCGCCGGCGCGGTGGTGCACCGGACGCTGGTGAGCGCCGAGCCCGTCGACGCCGACTGGGCCCGGCGCTTCACGCTGCTGCTGCTCTCCGGGCTGCGTTCGCTCTCCGCCGAGGCGGAGACCGGCTGA
- a CDS encoding DUF3817 domain-containing protein — MKPSVLTRYRVMAYLTAVMLLILCVCMIFKYGFGTGEGLTLVVSQIHGVLYIIYLVFAFDLGSKAKWSMGKLLWVLVSGTIPTAAFFVERKVVREVGPLVADGAAQPVKA; from the coding sequence ATGAAACCCAGCGTCCTGACCCGCTATCGGGTGATGGCCTACCTCACCGCCGTCATGTTGCTGATCCTCTGCGTCTGCATGATCTTCAAATACGGGTTCGGTACGGGTGAGGGCCTCACCCTCGTGGTCTCGCAGATCCACGGCGTGCTCTACATCATCTACCTGGTCTTCGCCTTCGACCTCGGCTCCAAGGCGAAGTGGTCGATGGGCAAGCTGCTCTGGGTGCTGGTCTCCGGCACGATCCCGACGGCCGCGTTCTTCGTCGAGCGCAAGGTCGTCCGCGAGGTCGGACCACTGGTGGCGGACGGCGCCGCGCAGCCCGTGAAGGCCTGA
- a CDS encoding DUF6230 family protein — protein MSSQVRGGTRWKRFALVMVPSVAATAAVGIGLAQGALAASFSVSGQEFKVKATELEGYNFVQYGSVASGKTLDGEAMNAPVAVSGFSEAYITNMCQSVVTPGLPFGIGSVTLRLEAGGKGHDRVYAKDLYLDVSQLDADAEFKNIDIGVAAGSLTKFPGSKDGPTGIQPNTAANPNGFSQRAKEARLKNVEQKAWATTAGTFNLSGLKLRLHKGTDKECY, from the coding sequence ATGAGTTCCCAAGTTCGCGGTGGAACGAGATGGAAGCGTTTCGCCCTGGTCATGGTGCCGAGCGTCGCGGCGACCGCCGCCGTCGGTATCGGACTGGCGCAGGGCGCGCTCGCCGCGTCGTTCAGCGTGTCGGGGCAGGAGTTCAAGGTCAAGGCCACCGAGCTCGAAGGCTACAACTTCGTGCAGTACGGCAGCGTGGCCTCGGGCAAGACGCTGGACGGCGAGGCCATGAACGCCCCGGTCGCGGTGTCGGGCTTCAGCGAGGCCTACATCACGAACATGTGCCAGTCGGTCGTCACGCCCGGCCTGCCCTTCGGTATCGGCAGCGTCACCCTGAGGCTGGAGGCGGGCGGCAAGGGCCATGACCGCGTCTACGCCAAGGACCTCTACCTCGACGTGTCGCAGCTCGACGCCGACGCCGAGTTCAAGAACATCGACATCGGGGTCGCGGCGGGCTCCCTCACGAAGTTCCCGGGGAGCAAGGACGGGCCCACGGGCATCCAGCCCAACACCGCGGCCAACCCCAACGGGTTCTCGCAGCGCGCCAAGGAAGCCCGGCTGAAGAACGTCGAGCAGAAGGCGTGGGCCACCACGGCCGGCACCTTCAACCTCAGCGGTCTGAAGCTGCGCCTCCACAAGGGCACCGACAAGGAGTGCTACTAA
- a CDS encoding acyl-CoA mutase large subunit family protein gives MDADAIEEGRLRWQARYDKARKRDADFTTLSGDPVEPAYGPRPGDTYEGFERIGWPGEYPFTRGLHPTGYRGRTWTIRQFAGFGNARQTNERYKMILAAGGGGLSVAFDMPTLMGRDSDDPRALGEVGHCGVAIDSAADMEILFGDIPLGDVTTSMTISGPAVPVFCMYLVAAERQGVDPGVLNGTLQTDIFKEYIAQKEWLFQPEPHLRLIGDLMEHCARDIPAYKPLSVSGYHIREAGATAAQELAYTLADGFGYVELGLSRGLDVDTFASGLSFFFDAHLDFFEEIAKFRAARRIWARWMKEVYGAKSDKAQWLRFHTQTAGVSLTAQQPYNNVVRTAVEALSAVLGGTNSLHTNALDETLALPSEQAAEIALRTQQVLMEETGVANVADPLGGSWYVEQLTDRIEADAEKIFEQIRERGTRAHPDGRHPIGPMTSGILRGIEDGWFTGEIAESAFRYQQALEKGDKRVVGVNAHHGSVTGDLEILRVSHEVERDQVVELAARKERRDDAAVRTALEEMLAAARDGSNMIAPMLRAVRAEATLGEICGVLRDEWGVYTEPPGF, from the coding sequence ATGGACGCTGACGCGATCGAGGAAGGCCGCCTCCGCTGGCAGGCCCGTTACGACAAGGCCCGCAAGCGTGACGCGGACTTCACCACGCTCTCCGGGGACCCGGTGGAGCCCGCGTACGGGCCACGCCCCGGTGACACGTACGAGGGCTTCGAGCGGATCGGCTGGCCCGGCGAGTACCCCTTCACCCGGGGCCTGCACCCGACGGGCTACCGCGGCCGCACGTGGACCATCCGCCAGTTCGCCGGCTTCGGCAACGCCCGGCAGACCAACGAGCGCTACAAGATGATCCTGGCCGCGGGCGGCGGCGGGCTCAGTGTCGCCTTCGACATGCCGACGCTGATGGGCCGCGACTCCGACGACCCCCGCGCGCTGGGCGAGGTCGGGCACTGCGGCGTCGCGATCGACTCGGCCGCCGACATGGAGATCCTCTTCGGGGACATCCCGCTCGGCGACGTCACCACCTCGATGACGATCAGCGGGCCCGCCGTACCCGTCTTCTGCATGTACCTGGTCGCAGCCGAGCGCCAGGGCGTGGACCCCGGGGTGCTCAACGGCACGCTCCAGACGGACATCTTCAAGGAGTACATCGCGCAGAAGGAGTGGCTCTTCCAGCCCGAGCCCCATCTGCGTCTCATCGGCGACCTGATGGAGCACTGCGCCCGCGACATCCCCGCCTACAAGCCGCTCTCCGTCTCCGGCTACCACATCCGCGAGGCCGGGGCGACGGCCGCGCAGGAGCTCGCGTACACCCTGGCGGACGGCTTCGGCTACGTGGAGCTCGGGCTCTCGCGCGGACTGGACGTCGACACCTTCGCCTCCGGGCTCTCCTTCTTCTTCGACGCGCACCTGGACTTCTTCGAGGAGATCGCCAAGTTCCGCGCCGCCCGCCGGATCTGGGCGCGCTGGATGAAGGAGGTGTACGGCGCGAAGAGCGACAAGGCGCAGTGGCTCCGCTTCCACACCCAGACCGCGGGTGTCTCGCTCACCGCCCAGCAGCCGTACAACAACGTCGTACGCACCGCCGTCGAGGCGCTGTCCGCCGTCCTGGGCGGCACCAACTCGCTGCACACCAACGCCCTGGACGAGACGCTGGCCCTCCCGTCGGAGCAGGCCGCCGAGATCGCCCTGCGCACCCAGCAGGTCCTCATGGAGGAGACCGGCGTCGCCAACGTCGCGGACCCGCTGGGCGGTTCCTGGTACGTCGAGCAGCTCACCGACCGCATCGAGGCCGACGCCGAGAAGATCTTCGAGCAGATCAGGGAGCGGGGTACCCGGGCCCACCCCGACGGCAGGCACCCCATCGGGCCGATGACCTCCGGCATCCTGCGGGGCATCGAGGACGGCTGGTTCACCGGCGAGATCGCCGAATCGGCCTTCCGCTACCAGCAGGCGCTGGAGAAGGGCGACAAGCGGGTCGTCGGCGTCAACGCCCACCACGGCTCGGTCACCGGGGACCTGGAGATCCTCCGGGTCAGCCACGAGGTCGAGCGCGACCAGGTGGTCGAGCTCGCGGCCCGCAAGGAGCGCCGCGACGACGCGGCCGTCCGTACGGCGCTGGAGGAGATGCTGGCCGCCGCCCGCGACGGCTCGAACATGATCGCGCCGATGCTCCGGGCCGTACGGGCCGAGGCGACCCTCGGCGAGATCTGCGGTGTGCTGCGCGACGAATGGGGTGTCTACACGGAGCCGCCGGGCTTCTGA
- a CDS encoding MFS transporter encodes MERPLGASLEARTSVSPDTPPGPASPDDRPAAGPSKPPSGPDPRPSTAPSGPEPRPLPGPPGRRARDIRLLWTANAADALGTQASGVVLPLLLLGLGHSPAVVGLIAGVSTAAGLVTGPLAAVPADRGARKKVMFWSAVVSSLAMASVALAVADGSPALPHLLGAVLVERFSTACYEAASRGTVALIAAPADVPRVVAGLEAGGQGALVLGPALGGALFQVSRFLPFVVDALSYAVAAVCVRAIRADLAAPGDHVRDRPGVPGPSAGSARAGAHPRALVAGIAAGYTLVRDSALLRLVLVWTTTVSGVLTALYYGAVFTLQEGGHRAAPMGLVLAASGAAGLLGSLTAPRLARRVRPGRALVSVSWLMVPLAAGLAAATGPWAYGALFAAFCLIMPLATVILQSRAIQATPRHLQARAGAVLATAAGGAAALAPALAGLLAAPAGAAVPTGGCAVLLAVLACWTTAKAGRSLAPGRAA; translated from the coding sequence ATGGAGAGACCTCTCGGAGCGTCCTTGGAGGCGCGCACGTCCGTCTCACCGGACACCCCGCCCGGCCCCGCCTCCCCGGACGACCGGCCGGCCGCCGGGCCCTCGAAACCGCCGTCCGGCCCGGATCCCAGGCCGTCCACCGCGCCTTCCGGCCCGGAGCCCCGGCCGCTTCCGGGGCCGCCCGGCCGCCGGGCCCGGGACATCCGGCTCCTGTGGACGGCCAACGCGGCCGACGCCCTCGGCACCCAGGCGTCCGGGGTGGTCCTGCCGCTCCTGCTCCTGGGGCTCGGCCACTCACCGGCGGTGGTCGGTCTGATCGCGGGTGTCTCCACCGCCGCGGGTCTGGTGACGGGGCCTCTGGCCGCCGTACCGGCCGACCGGGGCGCGCGCAAGAAGGTGATGTTCTGGTCGGCGGTCGTCTCCTCGCTGGCCATGGCCTCCGTCGCCCTCGCCGTCGCCGACGGCAGTCCCGCTCTCCCCCACCTCCTGGGCGCGGTCCTGGTGGAGCGTTTCTCCACCGCCTGCTACGAGGCGGCCTCCCGGGGAACCGTCGCCCTGATCGCCGCACCGGCGGACGTCCCCCGGGTGGTGGCGGGACTGGAGGCGGGCGGTCAGGGGGCCCTGGTCCTCGGCCCCGCCCTGGGCGGAGCGCTCTTCCAGGTCTCGCGCTTCCTCCCCTTCGTGGTGGACGCCTTGTCGTACGCGGTCGCCGCCGTGTGCGTACGGGCGATCCGCGCGGACCTCGCGGCACCGGGGGACCACGTCCGGGACCGTCCCGGCGTCCCCGGCCCGTCCGCCGGGTCCGCCCGCGCCGGCGCACACCCCCGGGCCCTCGTGGCGGGGATCGCCGCCGGGTACACGCTGGTGCGCGACTCGGCGCTGTTACGGCTGGTCCTGGTGTGGACCACCACCGTCAGCGGGGTCCTGACCGCCCTGTACTACGGCGCCGTGTTCACACTCCAGGAGGGTGGGCACCGAGCCGCGCCGATGGGGCTGGTGCTGGCCGCCTCCGGCGCCGCCGGACTCCTCGGCTCACTGACCGCGCCCCGTCTCGCCCGCCGCGTCCGTCCGGGCCGGGCGCTCGTCTCGGTGTCCTGGCTCATGGTCCCCCTCGCGGCCGGGCTGGCCGCCGCCACCGGACCGTGGGCCTACGGCGCCCTGTTCGCGGCGTTCTGCCTGATCATGCCGCTCGCGACGGTCATCCTGCAGAGCCGGGCGATCCAGGCGACGCCCCGACACCTCCAGGCCCGCGCGGGAGCGGTCCTGGCGACCGCGGCGGGCGGGGCCGCCGCTCTTGCCCCGGCGCTGGCCGGGCTGCTCGCCGCCCCGGCCGGAGCCGCCGTCCCCACCGGGGGGTGCGCCGTGCTGCTGGCCGTACTCGCCTGCTGGACGACGGCGAAGGCCGGCCGTTCCCTGGCCCCGGGACGTGCGGCGTGA
- a CDS encoding DUF6114 domain-containing protein, which produces MSPESTGQNEHYLTVFRRGFRTWRGDRPFWAGLFTMAGGLPIAYFPYANMHLGNVTLAMSTTAGAASLIIGVLLVTLGLTMWFHSIVRVFAGVAAILLALISIPVANIGGFVIGFLLALLGGALSVSWAPGEPAAEDGDEERAPAAVGASLLAEHGADGEQATAAVPRQPADLDATVQADGRNRAG; this is translated from the coding sequence ATGAGCCCCGAGTCCACAGGGCAGAACGAGCACTACCTCACCGTCTTCCGGAGGGGATTCCGTACCTGGCGGGGTGACCGGCCGTTCTGGGCGGGACTGTTCACCATGGCAGGTGGTCTTCCCATCGCCTACTTCCCGTACGCCAACATGCATCTCGGCAACGTCACGCTGGCGATGTCCACCACAGCGGGCGCGGCTTCACTGATCATCGGGGTCCTGCTGGTCACCCTGGGCCTGACCATGTGGTTCCACAGCATCGTCCGGGTGTTCGCCGGGGTCGCCGCGATCCTTCTGGCGCTGATCTCCATCCCCGTCGCCAACATCGGCGGCTTCGTGATCGGTTTCCTCCTCGCCCTGCTCGGCGGAGCGCTCTCCGTCTCCTGGGCTCCGGGCGAGCCCGCGGCCGAGGACGGCGACGAGGAGAGGGCGCCGGCGGCGGTCGGCGCGTCCCTCCTGGCGGAACACGGGGCGGACGGCGAACAGGCGACGGCGGCCGTCCCACGGCAGCCGGCGGACCTCGACGCGACCGTCCAGGCCGACGGGAGGAACCGTGCGGGGTGA
- the pyk gene encoding pyruvate kinase: MRRSKIVCTLGPAVDSHEQLVALIEAGMSVARFNFSHGTHEEHQGRYDRVRKAAAETGRAVGVLADLQGPKIRLGKFAEGPVELVRGDEFVITTEDVAGDKSVCGTTYKGLPGDVTKGDPILINDGNVELKVVSVEGPRVTGIVIEGGVISDHKGINLPGAAVNVPALSEKDVEDLRFALRMGCDLVALSFVRDAEDVKDVHKVMDEVGRRVPVIAKVEKPQAVEHMEGVVAAFDGVMVARGDLAVEYPLERVPMVQKRLVELCRRNAKPVIVATQMMESMITNSRPTRAEASDVANAILDGADAVMLSAESSVGAYPVETVKTMAKIVVAAEEELLSKGLQPLVPGKKPRTQGGSVARAAAEIADFLDGKALVAFTKSGDTARRLSRYRAAQPILAFTTEESTRNQLALSWGVESYVVPHVDNTDAMVDLVDAELLKLNRYSDGDTMVITAGSPPGVPGTTNMVRVHHLSGERA, encoded by the coding sequence ATGCGCCGTTCCAAAATCGTCTGCACCCTCGGTCCCGCCGTCGACTCCCATGAGCAGCTCGTCGCTCTGATCGAGGCCGGCATGAGCGTGGCCCGTTTCAACTTCAGCCACGGAACACACGAGGAGCACCAAGGCCGTTACGACCGCGTCCGCAAGGCCGCCGCCGAGACCGGCCGCGCGGTCGGCGTGCTCGCCGACCTCCAGGGACCGAAGATCCGCCTGGGCAAGTTCGCGGAGGGACCGGTCGAACTGGTCCGCGGTGACGAGTTCGTCATCACCACCGAGGACGTCGCGGGCGACAAGTCGGTCTGCGGTACGACCTACAAGGGCCTGCCCGGTGACGTCACCAAGGGCGACCCGATCCTGATCAACGACGGCAACGTCGAACTGAAGGTCGTCTCGGTCGAGGGCCCCCGGGTCACCGGCATCGTCATCGAGGGCGGTGTCATCTCCGACCACAAGGGCATCAACCTGCCCGGCGCGGCGGTCAACGTCCCGGCCCTGTCCGAGAAGGACGTCGAGGACCTGCGGTTCGCGCTGCGGATGGGCTGCGACCTCGTCGCGCTGTCCTTCGTCCGGGACGCGGAGGACGTCAAGGACGTGCACAAGGTGATGGACGAGGTGGGCCGCCGGGTCCCCGTCATCGCCAAGGTCGAGAAGCCGCAGGCCGTGGAGCACATGGAGGGCGTCGTCGCGGCCTTCGACGGTGTCATGGTGGCCCGTGGCGACCTCGCCGTCGAGTATCCGCTGGAGCGGGTCCCGATGGTGCAGAAGCGCCTCGTCGAGCTGTGCCGCCGCAACGCCAAGCCGGTGATCGTGGCGACCCAGATGATGGAGTCGATGATCACCAACTCACGGCCGACGCGCGCCGAGGCCTCCGACGTGGCCAACGCGATCCTGGACGGCGCGGACGCGGTCATGCTGTCGGCGGAGTCCTCCGTGGGCGCTTATCCGGTCGAGACGGTCAAGACGATGGCGAAGATCGTCGTCGCCGCCGAGGAGGAGCTGCTGTCCAAGGGCCTCCAGCCGCTGGTGCCGGGCAAGAAGCCGCGCACCCAGGGCGGTTCGGTGGCCCGTGCGGCCGCCGAGATCGCCGACTTCCTGGACGGCAAGGCGCTGGTCGCCTTCACCAAGTCCGGCGACACCGCCCGCCGGCTGTCCCGCTACCGCGCGGCGCAGCCGATCCTGGCCTTCACCACCGAGGAGTCCACCCGCAACCAGCTGGCGCTGAGCTGGGGCGTGGAGTCCTACGTCGTACCGCACGTGGACAACACGGACGCGATGGTCGACCTGGTGGACGCCGAGCTGCTCAAGCTGAACCGCTACAGCGACGGCGACACGATGGTCATCACGGCCGGCTCGCCCCCCGGCGTCCCCGGCACCACCAACATGGTCCGGGTGCACCACCTGAGCGGCGAGCGCGCCTGA
- a CDS encoding alpha/beta hydrolase family protein, producing MAFTADADGRCQIFTWDASARRARQVTCRPQGTAHGAVDPAAHVWWFDEDAHGAGHWFFQPFDGGPDRPGLTGVPRGMPRGLAVGDDATVVMGVGGPRSTTVYTGVRGGPAREVTRVDGSATLRGTTPSAGLLALGGPAGSAHAVTVLSSDGEVTAVLSGEHHRLWALGFAPVRRDGTDELLLVQETDDHYLPACWTPGGGLRTHPWCAFGTEITACWYPDGRDVLIRQDRHGRSLLYRAGLTDRTLVKVPTPPGSLLDAAPRRDDDVHVLWTDTAHPPRMYSTAGTALPPLGTIPGQVPGEHRDLWTTGRGGPVHTLLSLPEGRSGPVPAVFLVHGGPTDHDRDAYDGIVHSLVASGFAVARVNYRGSTGYGPRWRREPGGDVGLAQTDDLAAVRADLVGRGLVRADATGLWGVSWGGYLVLLALGTSPGLWQAGVAVKPVADCVAAHRTTTPALRALDERLFGGTPATVPERYARNSPISYADRVADPLLVVAAGHDAKCPPGQVRGYLDALRTAGARHEEMWLDGGHDGYEGEDHVAVLRRAVGFLDRELRGRLRVPKTPPSDRKGDSGRTQDAAGEDTPHHLMERRTSHAEGHHPQRPARG from the coding sequence ATGGCCTTCACCGCCGACGCGGACGGCCGGTGCCAGATATTCACCTGGGACGCGTCGGCCCGCCGCGCCCGGCAGGTCACCTGTCGTCCGCAGGGCACCGCCCACGGGGCGGTGGACCCCGCCGCGCACGTCTGGTGGTTCGATGAGGACGCGCACGGCGCGGGCCACTGGTTCTTCCAGCCCTTCGACGGCGGACCCGACCGCCCCGGCCTGACCGGTGTCCCCCGCGGCATGCCACGGGGACTGGCCGTCGGCGACGACGCCACCGTCGTGATGGGCGTCGGCGGGCCCCGGTCCACCACGGTGTACACGGGAGTGCGCGGCGGCCCCGCACGCGAGGTGACGCGCGTCGACGGGTCCGCCACGCTCCGCGGGACCACCCCCTCCGCCGGCCTGCTGGCGCTCGGCGGTCCCGCCGGCTCCGCCCACGCGGTGACGGTGCTGTCCTCGGACGGCGAGGTCACCGCCGTCCTGTCCGGGGAGCACCACCGGCTCTGGGCCCTGGGCTTCGCTCCCGTACGGCGGGACGGCACGGACGAGCTGCTGCTCGTGCAGGAGACCGACGACCACTACCTGCCGGCCTGCTGGACACCCGGTGGCGGACTCCGCACGCACCCCTGGTGCGCGTTCGGGACCGAGATCACCGCTTGCTGGTACCCGGACGGCCGCGACGTGCTGATCCGTCAGGACCGGCACGGCCGCAGCCTCCTGTACCGCGCGGGGCTCACCGACCGGACCCTGGTGAAGGTGCCGACCCCACCGGGCAGCCTGCTCGACGCCGCTCCCCGACGTGACGACGACGTCCATGTCCTGTGGACGGACACGGCCCACCCGCCCCGCATGTACTCCACCGCGGGCACCGCCCTGCCTCCGCTCGGCACCATCCCCGGACAGGTGCCGGGCGAGCACCGGGACCTGTGGACCACCGGTCGGGGCGGGCCGGTGCACACCCTGCTCAGCCTCCCGGAGGGCCGCTCCGGCCCGGTGCCCGCCGTCTTCCTGGTGCACGGCGGGCCCACCGACCACGACCGCGACGCCTACGACGGGATCGTGCACTCCCTGGTGGCCTCCGGCTTCGCCGTCGCCCGGGTCAACTACCGCGGATCCACCGGTTACGGACCGCGCTGGCGGCGGGAGCCCGGCGGCGACGTGGGCCTCGCCCAGACCGACGACCTGGCCGCCGTCCGCGCCGACCTGGTGGGCCGGGGGCTGGTACGCGCGGACGCCACCGGGCTGTGGGGGGTCTCCTGGGGCGGCTACCTGGTCCTGCTCGCGCTCGGCACGTCCCCCGGCCTCTGGCAGGCGGGCGTCGCGGTCAAGCCCGTCGCCGACTGCGTCGCCGCCCACCGCACCACCACGCCCGCCCTGCGTGCCCTGGACGAGCGGCTCTTCGGCGGCACGCCCGCCACCGTGCCCGAACGCTATGCGCGCAACTCACCGATCAGCTACGCCGACCGGGTCGCGGACCCCCTGCTGGTGGTCGCCGCCGGCCACGACGCCAAGTGCCCACCCGGCCAGGTGCGCGGCTACCTCGACGCGCTGCGCACAGCCGGTGCGCGCCACGAGGAGATGTGGCTGGACGGCGGCCACGACGGCTACGAGGGCGAGGACCACGTGGCCGTGCTGCGCCGCGCCGTCGGCTTCCTCGACCGGGAACTGCGCGGACGCCTCCGCGTCCCCAAGACGCCCCCTTCCGACCGGAAGGGGGACTCCGGCCGCACTCAGGACGCGGCGGGAGAAGACACCCCGCACCACCTGATGGAGAGGAGAACCAGCCATGCAGAAGGACATCATCCACAACGACCCGCTCGCGGGTGA